One Campylobacter concisus DNA segment encodes these proteins:
- a CDS encoding DedA family protein: protein MLHDVIDFIVASVSSWGYAGIFIMMFLESSFFPFPSEVAMIPAGYLAHKGDMSLALAFISGTLGSLLGAIFNYYLCYFFGREIILKYGKFVGITHEKMDKFEAFFNKHGEISTFNSRLIPGIRQYISLPAGLAKMNIFRFCLFTSLGAGIWCAVLLGVGYFIGSSPDKQTLLIITIALLAVVVVISVVYIIKQRKA from the coding sequence ATGCTGCATGATGTTATTGATTTTATAGTTGCGAGTGTAAGTAGCTGGGGTTATGCCGGCATATTTATCATGATGTTTTTAGAAAGCTCGTTTTTTCCATTTCCAAGCGAAGTGGCGATGATACCAGCTGGATATCTAGCTCACAAAGGCGATATGAGCTTAGCGCTTGCCTTTATCTCAGGCACGCTTGGTAGCTTACTTGGAGCCATTTTTAACTACTATCTTTGCTACTTTTTTGGACGTGAGATCATCTTAAAATACGGCAAATTTGTCGGCATCACCCACGAAAAGATGGATAAATTTGAAGCATTTTTCAATAAACACGGCGAAATTTCTACATTTAACTCACGTCTGATTCCTGGCATTCGTCAATACATCAGCCTACCAGCCGGACTTGCTAAGATGAACATTTTTAGATTTTGCCTATTTACCTCACTTGGAGCTGGGATTTGGTGTGCTGTTTTACTTGGAGTCGGCTATTTTATAGGCTCAAGCCCTGATAAACAGACACTTTTAATAATCACGATCGCTCTTTTAGCGGTGGTTGTAGTAATAAGTGTAGTCTATATAATAAAGCAGAGAAAAGCCTAA
- a CDS encoding MetQ/NlpA family ABC transporter substrate-binding protein → MKFIKLLTASLVALSLHAADKDHTIVVGVSPVPHAEILEFVKPKLKEKGYDLVISEISDYSIPNVATEDGSLDANFFQHLPYLEEQNKARGLHLVSVANVHVEPLGFYSKKIKNIKELKDGAKVAIAYDPSNGNRALRILEKAGLIEIDKNVKVATINDITKNSKNLQFVELEGAQIPRTLDDVDIAAISTNFVLDLGMSVAKDALLLEDANSPYANIIVTRAGNENSPKIKALVDAVLSPDTKNFIITRYKGEVIPAF, encoded by the coding sequence ATGAAATTTATCAAACTTTTAACCGCATCTTTAGTTGCTCTAAGCCTTCACGCAGCCGACAAGGACCACACTATCGTAGTCGGCGTCTCGCCAGTACCGCACGCTGAAATTTTAGAATTTGTAAAGCCAAAGCTGAAAGAGAAAGGCTACGACCTTGTTATCTCTGAAATTTCAGACTACTCTATCCCAAATGTCGCAACAGAAGATGGCAGTTTGGATGCAAATTTCTTTCAGCATTTGCCATATCTTGAGGAGCAAAACAAGGCTAGAGGCTTGCACCTTGTAAGTGTTGCAAATGTCCATGTCGAGCCACTTGGCTTTTACTCTAAAAAGATAAAAAACATAAAAGAGTTAAAAGATGGTGCAAAAGTTGCGATCGCTTACGATCCATCAAATGGTAATAGAGCACTTAGAATTTTAGAAAAAGCTGGTCTTATAGAGATCGATAAAAACGTAAAAGTTGCAACTATAAATGACATAACTAAAAATTCTAAAAATTTACAGTTTGTAGAGCTTGAGGGTGCTCAGATACCAAGAACGCTTGATGATGTCGATATCGCTGCCATTAGTACAAATTTCGTCCTTGATCTTGGCATGAGCGTGGCAAAAGACGCACTTTTACTTGAAGACGCTAATAGTCCTTACGCTAACATCATCGTCACAAGAGCTGGTAATGAAAACAGCCCTAAGATCAAAGCTTTAGTTGATGCGGTGCTTAGCCCTGATACTAAAAATTTCATCATCACTCGCTATAAAGGCGAAGTTATACCTGCATTTTAA
- a CDS encoding MetQ/NlpA family ABC transporter substrate-binding protein yields the protein MKKLLLSSLVALGLSVSANAADKSKTIIVGATPIPHAEILEIVKPLLAKDGYTLEIKEFNDYTTPNLATEDGDLDANFFQHLPYLDEFNKNKGTHLIKTVGVHLEPMGVYSKKIKDIKDLKDGSTVSIPNDPTNESRALDILANAGLIKLNDNPLKTPLDIVDNPKKLKFEEIETAQVPRTLDDVTIAVINTNYALNANLNPVKDALVLESKNSPYVNYVVVKSGNENSPKIKALDKAINSSEVKKFIEIKYNGAILPAF from the coding sequence ATGAAAAAACTACTTCTCTCTTCTTTAGTTGCTCTTGGTCTTAGTGTAAGTGCAAATGCAGCTGATAAATCAAAAACAATAATCGTTGGTGCTACACCTATTCCACATGCTGAAATTTTAGAGATTGTAAAGCCTCTTTTGGCAAAAGATGGCTATACGCTTGAAATCAAAGAATTTAACGACTATACCACGCCAAACCTTGCAACAGAAGATGGCGATTTAGATGCAAATTTCTTTCAACACCTTCCATATTTGGACGAATTTAACAAAAACAAAGGCACTCATCTTATAAAAACAGTTGGCGTTCATCTTGAGCCAATGGGAGTTTATTCTAAAAAGATAAAAGACATCAAAGATCTAAAAGATGGTTCGACTGTATCTATCCCAAATGATCCAACAAATGAAAGTCGCGCTTTAGATATTCTTGCAAATGCTGGACTTATTAAGCTAAACGATAATCCACTAAAAACTCCGCTTGATATAGTTGATAACCCTAAAAAGCTTAAATTTGAAGAGATAGAGACTGCACAAGTACCAAGAACACTTGATGACGTTACTATCGCGGTTATTAACACAAACTATGCTCTAAATGCTAATCTTAATCCGGTAAAAGACGCACTTGTGCTTGAAAGCAAAAATAGCCCGTATGTAAACTACGTTGTAGTAAAGTCTGGTAACGAAAATAGCCCTAAAATAAAAGCTCTTGATAAAGCAATAAACTCATCAGAAGTTAAAAAATTTATCGAGATCAAATACAACGGCGCTATTCTTCCAGCATTTTAA
- a CDS encoding methionine ABC transporter permease, translating into MFCIDFSKFPDVFSRILLPAIGETLYMSIVSTLLAFAIGLIPAVLLILSDKDGLKPNKQLYFVLDIVINVLRSFPFIILIIVLFPVTKMIVGTSIGTTAAIVPLTIGAAPFVARLIENALKEVDKGIIEAAQSFGSSKFQIIFRVMFVEALPGIISAFTLTLIVNIGFSAMAGAVGGGGLGSVAINYGYQRFRPDIMLYTVVILIIMVQIFQVLGNYLYKISKK; encoded by the coding sequence ATGTTTTGTATTGATTTTTCTAAATTTCCAGATGTATTTTCTAGGATACTGTTGCCAGCTATCGGCGAGACGCTATATATGAGCATCGTCTCTACCCTGCTCGCCTTTGCTATAGGCCTCATACCCGCGGTTTTGCTCATACTTTCAGATAAAGATGGATTAAAGCCAAACAAGCAGCTTTATTTTGTGCTAGATATCGTTATAAACGTGCTTAGAAGCTTTCCATTTATCATTTTGATCATCGTGCTATTTCCGGTCACAAAAATGATCGTAGGCACAAGTATTGGCACCACAGCTGCGATCGTCCCGCTAACTATTGGAGCGGCTCCATTTGTGGCAAGGCTAATCGAAAACGCTCTAAAAGAGGTTGATAAAGGCATAATTGAAGCCGCTCAAAGCTTTGGTAGCTCGAAATTTCAGATCATCTTTCGTGTCATGTTTGTAGAGGCACTTCCTGGCATTATCTCGGCATTTACACTAACGCTTATCGTAAATATCGGCTTTTCAGCGATGGCTGGAGCAGTTGGTGGTGGCGGACTAGGATCTGTCGCTATAAACTACGGATATCAAAGATTTCGCCCAGATATCATGCTCTACACCGTGGTTATTCTTATCATTATGGTTCAAATTTTTCAAGTTCTAGGTAACTACTTATATAAAATTTCTAAAAAATAG
- a CDS encoding methionine ABC transporter ATP-binding protein, protein MIKIEKLNKFYGDTQILFDINLEVKKGEIFAIVGHSGAGKSTLLRCINGLESYQDGSLKVFDKEIKNLDEMQQRHLRRDVGMIFQHFALMARKNVFENVATPLKFWGYKSDETEKRVRELLNLVGLESKAKSYPSELSGGQKQRVAIARALALNPKILLSDEATSALDPNTTNQILELLEKINKELDISVVIVTHEMEVVKSIAKRAILLEGGKIIGSGSIEELFLKPDEKMKEFLGEVEILPSTGTNIRLFFPKEVAQNSVITHMARSLNIDFNIVWGKLEKLNDNVLGSLVINIDEEDKENVLNYIKQSGVLWEVA, encoded by the coding sequence GTGATAAAAATAGAGAAATTAAACAAATTTTATGGTGATACGCAGATCCTTTTTGATATAAATTTAGAGGTTAAAAAGGGTGAAATTTTTGCTATCGTGGGACATAGCGGTGCTGGTAAATCAACGCTTTTAAGGTGCATAAACGGGCTTGAAAGCTATCAAGATGGCAGCTTAAAAGTCTTTGATAAAGAGATAAAAAATTTAGATGAGATGCAGCAAAGACATTTAAGGCGGGATGTTGGGATGATATTTCAGCATTTTGCCTTGATGGCTAGAAAAAATGTCTTTGAAAACGTCGCTACTCCGCTTAAATTTTGGGGCTATAAAAGCGATGAAACCGAAAAAAGAGTGAGAGAGCTTTTAAATTTAGTCGGTCTTGAAAGCAAGGCAAAAAGCTATCCAAGCGAGCTAAGTGGCGGACAAAAACAGCGTGTCGCCATCGCTAGAGCACTTGCTTTAAATCCTAAAATTTTACTAAGCGATGAGGCGACTTCGGCTCTTGATCCAAACACGACAAATCAAATTTTAGAATTGCTTGAGAAGATAAACAAAGAGCTAGATATTAGTGTCGTCATCGTCACGCACGAGATGGAGGTTGTAAAATCGATCGCAAAACGTGCGATACTGCTTGAAGGTGGCAAGATCATAGGCTCTGGAAGCATTGAAGAGCTATTTTTAAAGCCAGATGAAAAGATGAAAGAATTTTTGGGTGAAGTTGAAATTCTGCCAAGCACTGGCACAAATATCAGGCTATTTTTTCCAAAAGAAGTGGCTCAAAACAGTGTGATCACACACATGGCTAGAAGCCTAAATATCGACTTTAACATAGTCTGGGGCAAGCTTGAAAAGCTAAACGACAACGTCCTTGGCTCGCTTGTCATAAACATAGATGAAGAAGATAAAGAAAACGTGCTTAACTACATCAAGCAAAGTGGCGTTTTATGGGAGGTTGCTTGA
- a CDS encoding valine--tRNA ligase, translated as MAEFYNAKEIEDKFYKIWEERGYFEIDANKDIQKDGRKFCIMMPPPNVTGSLHIGHALTFTLQDIMTRYKRMDGYKTLWQPGLDHAGIATQNVVEKQLLAQGIKKEELGREKFVEKVWEWKEKSGGMIVHQMRKIGITPAWSRQRFTMDEGLRRAVKKAFVNLYDKGLIVQKNYMINWCTHDGALSDIEVEHKENKGKLYHLRYYFTDKPSEFVVVATTRPETYFGDTAVMVNPNDERYKNLIGKKVVLPIINREIEIIADEHVDMEFGTGLVKVTPAHDQNDYEVGKRHDLEFITVFDEKGILNDKCDKFAGLERLEARDIVVAELEKLGNVEKIEDYENQVGYCYRCKNVVEPYISKQWFVKKEIADEAIQKVSEGLAKFYPPHWINSFNAWMRELRDWCISRQLWWGHQIPVFYCDDCGYMWADEGEPCECKKCKSKNFHQDPDVLDTWFSSGLWPFSTLGWGNENELKNEKWFEGDLAEFYPNNLLITGFDILFFWVARMMFQGENALGKLPFDDIYLHALVKDEFGRKMSKSLGNVIDPLDSINEYSADILRFTLTLLAVQGRDIKLSDAKMKQVRNFTNKLYNASKYLILNESKFPNLEDIKLQTKLGIYMNSRFNECVREVRENIDAYRFNDAANTLYKFLWDEFCDWGIELSKADKASVKELGSIFKEAMKLLNPFMPFLSEYLFQELSGTQLENAKSIMVMSYPEVKERNLEVEKKFELVIEAIVAIRRAKATIDLGNSKIAKAFVKFNEKIDLDEVKEYIKLLAKCEEIGFVDEKIENSIRDVSENLESFVPLEGLDMSGIITRLKSQKTKLEKEIAKLSGMLNNQNFVANAPKEVIETNKEALESAEAKFKKVCEELEALGEK; from the coding sequence GTGGCAGAATTTTACAATGCAAAAGAGATAGAAGATAAATTTTATAAAATTTGGGAAGAACGCGGATACTTCGAGATAGACGCGAACAAAGATATCCAAAAAGATGGACGTAAATTTTGCATTATGATGCCACCTCCAAATGTGACTGGCTCGCTTCACATCGGACACGCCCTAACCTTCACGCTCCAAGACATCATGACTCGTTACAAGAGGATGGATGGCTACAAGACACTTTGGCAGCCAGGCCTTGATCACGCTGGTATCGCTACTCAAAACGTCGTTGAAAAGCAGCTTTTGGCTCAAGGGATCAAAAAAGAAGAGCTTGGCCGTGAGAAATTTGTAGAAAAAGTGTGGGAGTGGAAGGAAAAAAGTGGTGGCATGATCGTCCATCAGATGCGAAAAATTGGCATCACTCCAGCTTGGTCACGCCAGAGATTTACTATGGATGAGGGCTTAAGAAGAGCTGTAAAAAAAGCCTTTGTAAATTTATACGACAAGGGTCTGATAGTTCAGAAAAACTATATGATAAACTGGTGTACGCATGATGGGGCGCTTTCTGACATCGAGGTCGAACATAAGGAGAACAAAGGCAAGCTTTATCATTTGAGGTACTATTTTACAGATAAGCCAAGCGAATTTGTTGTTGTTGCAACAACTCGCCCGGAGACCTACTTTGGCGACACCGCCGTAATGGTAAATCCAAACGACGAGCGCTATAAAAATTTAATCGGCAAAAAAGTGGTGCTACCTATCATAAATAGAGAGATCGAGATCATTGCCGACGAGCACGTTGATATGGAGTTTGGAACAGGTCTTGTTAAAGTCACACCTGCGCATGATCAAAACGACTATGAAGTTGGCAAAAGGCACGACCTTGAGTTTATCACTGTATTTGATGAAAAAGGTATTTTAAACGACAAGTGCGATAAATTTGCAGGACTTGAGAGGCTTGAGGCTAGAGATATCGTCGTGGCCGAGCTTGAAAAACTTGGCAATGTTGAAAAGATCGAGGACTATGAAAACCAAGTAGGATACTGCTACCGCTGCAAAAACGTCGTCGAGCCATATATCTCAAAGCAGTGGTTTGTCAAAAAAGAGATCGCAGACGAGGCGATACAAAAGGTCTCAGAGGGCCTTGCTAAATTTTACCCGCCGCACTGGATAAACAGCTTTAACGCGTGGATGAGAGAGTTAAGAGACTGGTGTATCTCACGCCAACTTTGGTGGGGGCATCAAATTCCAGTATTTTACTGCGATGATTGCGGTTATATGTGGGCTGACGAGGGAGAGCCATGCGAGTGCAAAAAGTGCAAAAGTAAAAATTTTCACCAAGACCCAGACGTGCTAGATACGTGGTTTAGCTCTGGTCTTTGGCCATTTAGCACGCTTGGTTGGGGTAATGAAAATGAGCTAAAAAATGAAAAATGGTTTGAAGGCGATTTGGCTGAATTTTATCCAAACAACCTACTAATCACTGGCTTTGATATATTATTTTTCTGGGTTGCTAGGATGATGTTTCAGGGTGAAAATGCCCTTGGTAAGTTGCCATTTGACGACATTTATCTGCACGCACTCGTAAAAGATGAATTTGGTAGAAAGATGAGTAAAAGCCTTGGCAACGTCATTGACCCGCTTGATAGCATCAATGAGTATAGCGCCGATATATTGCGCTTTACGCTAACTCTTTTAGCTGTTCAAGGACGCGATATCAAGCTAAGTGACGCTAAAATGAAGCAGGTAAGAAATTTCACCAACAAGCTTTATAATGCGAGCAAATACCTCATACTAAATGAGAGTAAATTTCCAAATTTAGAGGATATCAAGCTTCAAACAAAGCTTGGAATTTATATGAATAGCCGCTTTAACGAGTGCGTGAGAGAGGTGCGTGAAAACATCGACGCCTACCGCTTTAATGACGCAGCAAACACACTTTATAAATTCCTTTGGGATGAGTTTTGTGACTGGGGTATTGAGCTTAGTAAGGCTGATAAAGCGAGTGTAAAAGAGCTTGGAAGTATATTTAAAGAGGCGATGAAACTACTAAATCCTTTCATGCCATTTCTTTCAGAGTATCTATTTCAAGAGCTTAGCGGCACACAGCTTGAAAACGCAAAGTCAATAATGGTGATGAGCTACCCAGAGGTAAAAGAGCGAAATTTAGAGGTTGAGAAGAAATTTGAGCTAGTTATCGAAGCGATCGTGGCTATTCGCCGTGCAAAAGCGACCATCGATCTTGGCAACTCAAAGATAGCAAAAGCCTTTGTTAAATTTAATGAAAAAATCGACCTTGACGAGGTCAAAGAGTACATCAAGCTGCTTGCAAAATGCGAAGAGATCGGCTTTGTAGATGAGAAAATCGAAAATTCAATAAGAGACGTGAGTGAAAATTTAGAGTCATTTGTCCCGCTTGAAGGGCTTGATATGAGCGGTATCATCACAAGACTCAAGTCTCAAAAGACAAAGCTTGAAAAAGAGATAGCTAAGCTCTCAGGTATGTTAAATAATCAAAATTTCGTGGCAAACGCACCAAAAGAAGTTATAGAGACAAACAAAGAGGCGCTAGAGAGCGCTGAGGCTAAATTTAAAAAAGTATGTGAAGAATTAGAAGCTCTTGGAGAAAAATAG